Proteins from a genomic interval of Sugiyamaella lignohabitans strain CBS 10342 chromosome C, complete sequence:
- the NAT2 gene encoding Nat2p (hypothetical protein; has an apparent role in acetylation of N-terminal methionine residues; GO_component: GO:0005737 - cytoplasm [Evidence IEA,IEA]; GO_component: GO:0005739 - mitochondrion [Evidence IDA] [PMID 14576278]; GO_component: GO:0005739 - mitochondrion [Evidence IDA] [PMID 16823961]; GO_function: GO:0003674 - molecular_function [Evidence ND]; GO_function: GO:0004596 - peptide alpha-N-acetyltransferase activity [Evidence IEA]; GO_function: GO:0016740 - transferase activity [Evidence IEA]; GO_function: GO:0016746 - transferase activity, transferring acyl groups [Evidence IEA]; GO_process: GO:0017196 - N-terminal peptidyl-methionine acetylation [Evidence IMP] [PMID 8175741]), producing MLPVFRTALSGASRRLVIEARPLSRSGFRLLSENLSASSLAAGRNGPGKSRSFHFSRTLSNTLKKEGKSVVEKTVKAAEETGPKKRPSLKELTKKYGWAAVGVYFGLSAIDFPLCFLFVHSMGKEKVQELEKSVKGFFGFSTKPDDLSIVPDENAEDLGTESTEEENNWSLLITELTIAYAIHKSVFIFVRVPTTAAITPWVVKKLRSWGFNIGGKAAETTARFGTAPSNRQKWTSWFS from the coding sequence atgctgcCGGTTTTTAGAACAGCCTTATCTGGAGCTAGTCGTAGACTAGTAATAGAGGCCAGACCTTTGAGTAGATCCGGTTTCAGACTATTGTCGGAGAATTTGTCGGCATCATCTTTGGCTGCGGGTAGAAACGGCCCCGgcaaatcaagaagttTCCATTTCAGCCGAACTTTATCAAATACTCTTAAAAAAGAGGGAAAATCGGTTGTTGAAAAAACTGTcaaggctgctgaagaAACCGGGCCCAAGAAAAGACCTTCATTGAAGGAGCTCACTAAGAAATATGGATGGGCCGCTGTAGGAGTGTATTTTGGATTGAGTGCTATCGATTTCcctctttgttttttgtttgttcaTTCTATGGGTAAAGAAAAAGTCCAGGAACTTGAGAAATCAGTCAAGGGTTTCTTTGGATTCAGCACAAAGCCTGATGACCTTTCAATTGTGCCTGACGAGAATGCCGAGGATCTGGGTACCGAAAGTACTGAAGAGGAGAACAACtggagtttgttgattaCCGAGCTTACTATTGCATATGCCATACATAAGTctgtgtttatttttgtccGAGTACCCACAACTGCAGCCATTACTCCTTGGGTGGTCAAGAAATTGAGAAGTTGGGGTTTTAATATTGGAGGcaaggctgctgagacCACTGCCAGGTTTGGCACTGCTCCTAGCAACAGACAAAAATGGACTTCCTGGTTTTCATGA
- the GTR1 gene encoding Rag GTPase GTR1 (Cytoplasmic GTPase; forms a heterodimer with Gtr2p to stimulate TORC1 in response to amino acids; component of GSE complex, which is required for sorting of Gap1p; involved in phosphate transport and telomeric silencing; similar to human RagA and RagB; GO_component: GO:0034448 - EGO complex [Evidence IDA] [PMID 16732272]; GO_component: GO:1990131 - Gtr1-Gtr2 GTPase complex [Evidence IPI] [PMID 10388807]; GO_component: GO:1990131 - Gtr1-Gtr2 GTPase complex [Evidence IPI] [PMID 16143306]; GO_component: GO:0005737 - cytoplasm [Evidence IEA]; GO_component: GO:0005737 - cytoplasm [Evidence IDA] [PMID 10388807]; GO_component: GO:0000329 - fungal-type vacuole membrane [Evidence IDA] [PMID 15885099]; GO_component: GO:0031902 - late endosome membrane [Evidence IDA] [PMID 16732272]; GO_component: GO:0016020 - membrane [Evidence IEA]; GO_component: GO:0005634 - nucleus [Evidence IEA]; GO_component: GO:0005634 - nucleus [Evidence IDA] [PMID 10388807]; GO_component: GO:0005774 - vacuolar membrane [Evidence IEA]; GO_component: GO:0005773 - vacuole [Evidence IEA]; GO_function: GO:0005525 - GTP binding [Evidence IEA,IEA]; GO_function: GO:0003924 - GTPase activity [Evidence IDA] [PMID 22726655]; GO_function: GO:0003924 - GTPase activity [Evidence IDA] [PMID 23716719]; GO_function: GO:0000166 - nucleotide binding [Evidence IEA]; GO_process: GO:0006184 - GTP catabolic process [Evidence IDA] [PMID 22726655]; GO_process: GO:0006348 - chromatin silencing at telomere [Evidence IMP] [PMID 18258182]; GO_process: GO:0006817 - phosphate ion transport [Evidence IEA]; GO_process: GO:0006817 - phosphate ion transport [Evidence IMP] [PMID 1620108]; GO_process: GO:0032008 - positive regulation of TOR signaling [Evidence IDA,IGI,IMP] [PMID 19748353]; GO_process: GO:0015031 - protein transport [Evidence IEA]; GO_process: GO:0006360 - transcription from RNA polymerase I promoter [Evidence IMP,IPI] [PMID 15937128]; GO_process: GO:0006383 - transcription from RNA polymerase III promoter [Evidence IMP,IPI] [PMID 15937128]; GO_process: GO:0006810 - transport [Evidence IEA]): MVEVLIHVFDVESKEVTKDIETFIRCLRYLREFSPDAKVFVLLHKMDLVRAERRDEVFNATMRTLRDQAKPFEFSLTGFATSIWDESLYKAWSSIVCSLIPNMATFQKHLESFADISEAQEVVLFERTTFLVISHVSGGQASTFVSSIKSKTDPKLDPKRFEKISNIIKTYKQSCSKMRSQFQTVSLHGLNCSAYIDTLTPNTFIMVVMPPAGRAPAGANDIDGNTIIANIRASRTWFQTIEESN, from the coding sequence ATGGTGGAAGTGCTGATTCATGTGTTTGATGTCGAGTCCAAAGAGGTCACAAAGGATATCGAGACATTTATTCGATGCTTGAGGTACCTACGAGAGTTTTCGCCTGATGCTAAAGTATTTGTATTACTTCATAAAATGGATCTGGTGCGTGCCGAGCGTCGAGACGAGGTGTTTAATGCCACGATGCGGACGTTGCGAGACCAGGCTAAGCCGTTTGAATTCTCACTGACCGGGTTTGCCACCTCTATTTGGGATGAATCGCTATATAAAGCGTGGTCGAGCATTGTATGTTCTCTGATCCCTAATATGGCGACATTTCAGAAACACCTCGAGAGCTTTGCTGATATCAGCGAGGCACAAGAAGTAGTGCTGTTTGAACGGACCACGTTCCTGGTGATCTCACACGTGTCAGGAGGACAAGCCAGCACTTTTGTGTCGAGTATCAAGTCCAAAACAGACCCTAAACTGGACCCGAAACGGTTCGAGAAAATCTCcaacatcatcaaaacATACAAACAAAGCTGCAGCAAAATGCGGTCGCAGTTCCAAACGGTGTCGCTACATGGACTCAACTGCTCGGCCTATATCGACACCCTGACGCCCAACACATTCATCATGGTGGTGATGCCGCCAGCAGGTCGAGCCCCGGCTGGAGCAAACGATATCGACGGCAACACCATCATCGCAAACATCCGCGCCTCACGCACCTGGTTCCAGACCATCGAGGAATCTAATTAA
- the ERG9 gene encoding bifunctional farnesyl-diphosphate farnesyltransferase/squalene synthase (Farnesyl-diphosphate farnesyl transferase (squalene synthase); joins two farnesyl pyrophosphate moieties to form squalene in the sterol biosynthesis pathway; GO_component: GO:0005783 - endoplasmic reticulum [Evidence IEA]; GO_component: GO:0005783 - endoplasmic reticulum [Evidence IDA] [PMID 14562095]; GO_component: GO:0005789 - endoplasmic reticulum membrane [Evidence IEA]; GO_component: GO:0016021 - integral component of membrane [Evidence IEA,IEA]; GO_component: GO:0016021 - integral component of membrane [Evidence IDA] [PMID 350878]; GO_component: GO:0043231 - intracellular membrane-bounded organelle [Evidence IEA,IEA]; GO_component: GO:0016020 - membrane [Evidence IEA]; GO_component: GO:0005741 - mitochondrial outer membrane [Evidence IDA] [PMID 16407407]; GO_function: GO:0003824 - catalytic activity [Evidence IEA]; GO_function: GO:0004310 - farnesyl-diphosphate farnesyltransferase activity [Evidence IEA,IEA]; GO_function: GO:0004310 - farnesyl-diphosphate farnesyltransferase activity [Evidence IDA] [PMID 8157649]; GO_function: GO:0004310 - farnesyl-diphosphate farnesyltransferase activity [Evidence IDA] [PMID 8323279]; GO_function: GO:0016491 - oxidoreductase activity [Evidence IEA]; GO_function: GO:0051996 - squalene synthase activity [Evidence IEA]; GO_function: GO:0051996 - squalene synthase activity [Evidence IDA] [PMID 8157649]; GO_function: GO:0051996 - squalene synthase activity [Evidence IDA] [PMID 8323279]; GO_function: GO:0016740 - transferase activity [Evidence IEA,IEA]; GO_function: GO:0016765 - transferase activity, transferring alkyl or aryl (other than methyl) groups [Evidence IEA]; GO_process: GO:0009058 - biosynthetic process [Evidence IEA]; GO_process: GO:0006696 - ergosterol biosynthetic process [Evidence IMP] [PMID 1807826]; GO_process: GO:0006696 - ergosterol biosynthetic process [Evidence IMP] [PMID 200835]; GO_process: GO:0008299 - isoprenoid biosynthetic process [Evidence IEA]; GO_process: GO:0008610 - lipid biosynthetic process [Evidence IEA]; GO_process: GO:0006629 - lipid metabolic process [Evidence IEA]; GO_process: GO:0008152 - metabolic process [Evidence IEA]; GO_process: GO:0055114 - oxidation-reduction process [Evidence IEA]; GO_process: GO:0006694 - steroid biosynthetic process [Evidence IEA]; GO_process: GO:0008202 - steroid metabolic process [Evidence IEA]; GO_process: GO:0016126 - sterol biosynthetic process [Evidence IEA]), with product MIFYVILRGLDTIEDDTELDNDIKIPLLRSFKSVLDKDDWTFDGVSEKEHDRIVLVEFDTVLTEFHKLKPEYQKIIANITHKMGNGMADYISKESQKNYEGVETIAAYDLYCHHVAGIVGEGLTQLAVLSGFGEPILDKNPQLYNSMGLFLQKTNIIRDFREDLDDGRSFWPKEVWSKYADSLVDFTKPENEKKALHCVSDLAVLSLQHVEDCIEYLENINEPSLFSFCAIPQVMSIATLELVFNNKDIFYRNIKIRRGLAAKLILESGNIAGVYRIFKDYTRKIHLRNRPDDPNFLRIEIICGKIEKFIDEHDPTSALNVAKASRATKRKNEPSEFAIFVAAAAILSVTCGTMVLIAYLNGARFDLVFADGLKMVNHLLFNGPMPSSAHENVVPAVTATVASVVESVIPHSDL from the coding sequence ATGATCTTTTACGTTATTCTACGTGGATTGGACACTATTGAGGACGACACTGAGTTGGATAATGATATCAAGATTCCTCTTCTCAGATCGTTTAAGAGTGTCCTTGATAAGGACGACTGGACTTTTGATGGAGTTAGCGAGAAAGAACACGACAGAATTGTATTGGTTGAATTCGATACGGTTCTCACTGAATTCCACAAACTCAAGCCCGAGTACCAAAAGATCATTGCTAACATCACTCATAAGATGGGCAATGGTATGGCTGACTATATTTCCAAAGAATCACAGAAGAACTATGAAGGCGTGGAGACTATTGCTGCCTATGACTTGTACTGTCATCATGTCGCCGGTATTGTAGGTGAGGGTCTAACCCAGCTGGCGGTTCTATCGGGATTCGGAGAACCTATTCTGGACAAGAACCCTCAATTGTACAATTCAATGGGTCTCTTTTTACAAAAGACCAATATCATCAGAGATTTCAGAGAGGATCTAGACGACGGCCGTTCATTCTGGCCAAAGGAAGTATGGTCCAAGTATGCTGATTCTCTTGTTGATTTCACCAAACCTGAGAACGAGAAAAAGGCTTTACACTGTGTTAGTGATCTTGCTGTCTTGTCTTTACAACATGTTGAAGATTGTATTGAATACCTTGAGAACATTAATGAGCCCTCTCTGTTCAGTTTCTGCGCCATTCCCCAGGTCATGTCCATTGCTACTCTAGAGCTTGtgttcaacaacaaagACATCTTCTacagaaatatcaagatCCGACGTGGTCTTGCTGCCAAACTCATTCTAGAAAGTGGAAATATTGCTGGTGTGTATAGGATCTTCAAAGACTACACACGCAAGATCCATCTCCGCAACAGACCCGACGACCCTAACTTCTTGCGCATCGAAATCATCTGCGGCAAAATCGAAAAGTTTATTGACGAACACGATCCTACCTCGGCTCTTAACGTTGCCAAAGCTAGCCGGGCCACCAAACGTAAAAACGAACCTTCCGAATTCgctatttttgttgctgccgctgctatcCTGTCGGTGACATGTGGAACCATGGTCCTCATCGCGTATCTCAACGGAGCACGTTTTGATCTCGTTTTTGCAGACGGCTTGAAAATGGTCAACCACCTCCTGTTCAATGGCCCCATGCCAAGCTCTGCACACGAAAACGTCGTGCCTGCTGTCACAGCTACCGTTGCCAGCGTCGTGGAGTCCGTCATCCCCCACTCTGATCTTTAG